Within the Medicago truncatula cultivar Jemalong A17 chromosome 4, MtrunA17r5.0-ANR, whole genome shotgun sequence genome, the region tgtcaaaaataaaaactaggcTGGAAGAGAAGGGTCGCTAAGGTCAAAGGGCATCATATTAAAGTGTGGTTTGTTTACTTGAATAGCCGCATAGAAATGATATTGTATAGTTATTTTCGAACAACTTTTAAACAACTCTCATTCTCGTACTGTTAACCTCTAAGAGGACATGTAAATTGTGAAATGATAACAGTTATTTACTAATATCAtacttttatcttattttattttattctctctttaatatttttgaccaataaaaagaaagaaaaataagattgttttaaaaaatctcacaaaatagTTGTTTTAATATCATTATCCATAACTATATACGTCATGTACTTATTTTTCAAGTGACAAATCTTGAGCCAAGTTATGATCTTGTTACAAGTATGATCACTGGATCATTTTGAAAGACGACTAGGTGAAACAAGTAGAAGAAGACTATTTAAATGTAGATCCATTACCAATTTTAgttgggaacttctacggtagtgaggtgtatcggtactctcgcttcataattttataaattaacgatcatttttcatgtaagaaatatctattttttaatatttatattttatagaatatCATTTcgtaagaaaaaacatcatttcattgtttataagaatcataataattttttttacatattatcgtaaaaaataatcgatgttctcaattatgagtgataaaaattcaaaaaaaattaattttatttcgttgacacttttgatgaataagatttagttattataattataagtgataaaaaacaatatttttcttcaaaaaacaactcatttaactattaatttaaagagtgagtgtaccggtacactcaaatatattggatgTACCATATAATTTGCCATTTTAGTAAgtttaaataaaatgatatatctCTTTCTATGCCACGTACTTGAGGGTTGAGAGACCCTATAATCCCGGGTagcaggggcggagccaccccccagctagcctgggcacTGGCCCAGGCTCAgctccaactttctttgtagcaagccCAGCCATTACTAGAACTTTTAGCTTTTCCTGCGGATGTTTGCGTAAATTTTGCAGGaaacacatttcctgcagattttgccaaggatATTTTAGGATCCGTAGGAAATGTGAAATAATCCGCAggaattataaaattattcgcaggaaggaagtaacgttttgcaatttttttttgcccaggctctataaaattcttggctccgccactgccgggtagcacttgggtgacatagagttgggtgacattggccaatcacaatgtcacaatgcttgtgaaagagagagaaacacaagcatTGTGATTGACgaatgtcaccaatgtcacccaagtgctatcCCTATAATCCCTTAGCCTCAATTAGGGGAATACTATTCCGATACAAAATAAAGTCCCCAAAAAAGCCTTACAAATTAGGATGGAAGTATGTAGGTTTGTGTAGaaactatttttttagggtaatAATCATTTTGGTTCCTGAATGTGTAATGATTAGCCATAATAGTACCccaatgtattaaaatttcaaaatagtctctgattgTGCACTATGTTAGTCAATAGTCATTGACGCTAAAATAATCTTTCAATGCTCACAATAACTCTTTTTATATAGAGACtgaaatgacaataaataaatacttataaggattgatatgataataagtaagtatattgaaAGACGAATATGACaatataatgaaatattttaacatcataaactattttgactaacaaaatagtcatgaactattttaaaattttgatacattgagaaACGATTGTGACCATCCATTACACATCCGAGGATCAAAGTGACTATTacccctttttctttcttccatctttgttattttgaaaaagaacaATTATATTTGTACACCTCTTACTTTTTTAACATTcatttaacatatatatttttttttcagaagTGGATTCTCTTCAATGACCGCATGATCCAGTGAAAACACGaccattgaaaaaaataaatatagagaaCGAAATTAAGAAATCAAAAGAGATAAATTGTTTAATGGTATAGATgctcaaaatgaaaaagaaaaaaaaaaaaaaaactcgataGATTACCATTGGAGGAAATTTATTCCCCATTTTCTCTATCTATCTTCCAATCAATCATCAACCTATCATGTTTATCATTTTATCCTCTTtgattctttctttttctaatgaTAGAATGATTTTGGATGTTGAAGAATTATTTTCTTATGAAAAAATTGTCCTAATGATAACGATTGTAACAAACATTGTCAGCCTTTTTACTAAGAGAAACTAGTATTGtaataaacaattaattttcACCATATATAAGGACACCATATGAGTTGATAGGAGTGAGAGCCCCAATATTCAAGAAAGATCCAATCCCAGGAGAATTATTTCTTTTCCAACTTCCCACTTTACcttatatatctattatattACATAATCACTTGCTAGCTTCTTTTCTTATCCAAAACAAGTAGCTAGCTAGCTTCTTTTTAGGGAGAAGAATGGCTGACACATACAGTATAGAGAGCAAGGTTGTTATAAGAGAGTTTGATGAAGATAGAGACGTTAAAGTGGTGGGGAAGCTTGAAAGGAACTGTACTGAGATTAATGGGACTACTAAAAAGGGTTTCTCTATTTTCACCAACATGATGAGTAATGGTGACCCTTTATCTAGGATTAGGTTCTATCCCCTTCATGTTATGTTGGTGTGTAACTACtataaaatatctttcattttcCTCTTTTCATCAAATACTCTTTCAAATCTACTTTACtggtcaaatatatatatatatatatatatatatatatatatatatatattatattctgattatatatatatgatgatgatgatacatAATGGCCTGCAGGTAGCTGAGATGGTTGAAAGCAAGGAGCTTGTTGGAGTTGTTAAAGGATGCATTAAAAGTGTGCAAACTCCTTCTGGATCACTCTTCAAGATGGGTTGTATACTAGGCCTTAGAGTCTCTCCTATACACAGGTAATTTATCATGGTTTAAATTGCGGTTACATTGCAGTTAAGGTATGAGAAGTGCAGTCAATACAATCAAATTTGCAATTGCAATATGCTGTTAGAGACATTAAAGTTATCCGTAACTATTTTGTGGTCGCAgactgcaatttaaaaccatacgAACTCTTTCTTTGAGCTTATGATTTCATTAGTCGTGTTGAATTGAACTGAATGATATACAAAATACACCACATTACATTAAATTTACTGCGCAGGAGAAAGGGAGTTGGACTAAAACTTGTGACCTCAATTGAAGAGTGGATGCTAACAAATGGTGCTGATTATGCCTTCCTAGCCACAGAAAAGAATAACAATGCCTCTAAAAACCTATTCaccaacaaatgcaactatttCAATTTCACCTCACTCATCATATTTCTCCATCCACCAACTAGTTTCCCAACAAACCACATTTCTAAGAAGGATGTCAAAATTGACAAGATAAGTATAGACCAAGCAATTTCCTTCTACACAAGAATCTTGAAAACCAAAGAGTTGTATCCATTAGATatggacattattctcaaagaAAAACTCAGCCTAGGAACTTGGGTTAGTTATTACAAAGATGAAGGCTTCAAACTCAACATTGAAGACATTATTACCCATAAAAGTACAACAAGCTCATCATGGATCATTTTCAGTTTATGGAATACTTGTGAAGCTTGTGACAATAACCTTcaagttaaaacaaaattatttcaacCACTTAGGTTTCTTCATGCGACATTAAATCATGCAAAGGACAAAATATGTCCTTGTTTGAGAATGTTTGACTCAATGTGTAACAACAGTACATTtgggtttctttttctttatggacTTCATGGAGAGGGAGAGAATCTTGGTGGGCTAATGGAATCAATATGGAGGTTTACATCAAGATTAGGAGAAAAATTAAAGGAGTGTAGGGTTGTTATAACTGAGTTAGGGTTTGGTGATCCACTTGTAAACCATGTTCCTAAAATTGATTCTATGTCGTGTATTGATGATATGTGGTACACAAAAAGACTTGGAAATCACAGtgatgatgaaaatgatgaattggTGGAGGTGATGAAGAGACAACTCGGGAATGTGTTTGTTGATCCTAGGGATTTTTAGCTAGGTTTTAATAATAAAGTGATGAAAATTATCGTTGTGGTTGACATGATTGATcattcttgtattttttttttctttttcttgaagaAATCATTGtatcttttttcctttatctgAAATGAAAGCATATTTATGATGGTTGATAATTGAGTCGTAGTACTTCATTCATGTCTTTTCAAATTTTCGAATCTATATTGAtgacaaatcatcatcatcaaaataattttcaagatttttcatccattctatatttttttataatatctgGACAAACTTAATTAAATGATCGACAATGTGAAGTCATATACATCAAGACAACACAAAGATAATGTAttagaaaggaaaagaaaatatatcagTTGGATTTGCTGAGATTCACCTATTGTGTATACCTATAAAGATAAAGCTGGTGATTCGGCTCAGGTATCTCTAAAATGCAGGGACGGCAATAATTCCACAATGGTATCGTACACATTGTGGCATACTGGCATCATGCATGCCAGGAGAAATTTATAACCTACTTCCGTATACAATTAACTTTTTCTAAACTAAACATTTAGGTTTAATACAGTAAcgttatatacatatattataagtctctttaaaaaaaaaacatatattataagTCGACAAAAAGCACTCGCTAGCTAGTATACTTCGAGCTATATATGCTAAATTATACGAATCTTAATGAGATGATGCATATGCTCATTCCCCTTTTTGTTATCCCATAAGATGCATGGTGGTTAATTGGTATGTGTCACTTGATTAAACAAATAAGTgcgttgaaaaataaaaagaatcttatttaaacattttttttgaacaagaatcttatttaaacatatttaacaaaaaaataatgcttGATCCGATTTGGCGGACAGCTGGTCGTGGATCCTTGATCCAGGTGCCAAGTTTTCGGTTAAGTCGGCCTATGCAGCCCCCCGATGAGGGTTGTGGAGGTGCGCGGTGGTTTCAACCTTAGCCAATGTGTTGAGGTCGTTGGCGCCTTCAAAGGTGACTGGTTTTTCTTGACAACTCCTTCACGATTGTGTGTCGTCGTAGAAGAACCTCCTTAGACACGGGCGGTGTTGGCTCTAGGGACTGCAGGGTGTGTGTTTTGTGGGAGTTACAGTGGAGTCGGTACGATGGAGCACTTTTTGTCTCTTGTAATCTCAATCTCCTTTTGCATTATATGATAATGGGGTGAGAGTTGGTGTCTCCTCGTGGTCTGGTTGGGCATTTTGAGTATTTTTTGGGTTTGGGGGCCGAAAAGAGAGTGAGGTTAAGACTTGCAAGTCTCTATATGACATATGGTACATCTAGATCTCACGTAATGATCATATCTTTGTTGTGGGCTCGATTTCGGCTGAGCGCTTGGTAGACATGGTGAATTTATCAGCCTGAAAGTGATTCTTTGCAAAGTATCATGCTAGCTTTTGCTCCTTCTATGAGTGAGAGGTGTAATCTGTCATGCGATGGACCCAATAAGGTCTTGTGGTGGTGTTGGTTTTGGTGCTGTTGTTTGGTGGTGGGTGCGAGGTTGTTGTCTTGTTTGAACTATCCCATCTTGTGGGTATTTCTTGTCTCTCTTTCTTGGAGGGTGGAGTTCCAACTTTTCTTAGGAGTTTCTCTTCCCTCGGgtggttttgttgtttttgtttcaatcgttgatgtgttttttctttttcttttgtgccGTGTATTCAGATACTGAgtgttgatgtatttggtttgAGATTTtacctttatatatataaagggaTACAAAATTTAGGTATAGTTTTTCCTTATAATTCTATCttttatttaaactattatatttacaatttaatttttttttcatccaatcaactaacttatttattaaaaaaatatccccACACAAACATATAATGTTGATACCAAGTTTTAGTGTAACGTCACTTAAACTATTTTATATGCAATTATATTTCTTTAcacaattaaataattgatattttaaaataatcacaccataatcatttttaatcatataaGAATAGTTCTCACTAAGGTCTTAGtttacataaagaaaaaaataatggatTGAATAGAcaattttagaagaaaaataaatagtttcacaataaactcaaaattaaaagCATGATACTATATTTTATAAGGAtgtgtatttaattttattggattttattcaaaagaaatatatattggATTATCAAgtatgaggaaaaaaaatcttatattggACGAAAACGAAGAGGATATCGAGCAAGTGCAAATTTATTTATAGTCAATATCTTAAGTTTTTGAGACAAGATATACATAGTATTTCAATCATTTGTAAATGTACTTTGCTCTTAACTCAATATGAATATGaagatattattatttcttGTGTTTTAGACTTTTCTCATACCCGAACAGATTCATGAACATCTCATACACATAACTCAAATTTACAATACACACACATGCATATGtttcattctttcaaaaaatcttttaaaaaaaatgc harbors:
- the LOC11418315 gene encoding probable N-acetyltransferase HLS1, giving the protein MADTYSIESKVVIREFDEDRDVKVVGKLERNCTEINGTTKKGFSIFTNMMSNGDPLSRIRFYPLHVMLVAEMVESKELVGVVKGCIKSVQTPSGSLFKMGCILGLRVSPIHRRKGVGLKLVTSIEEWMLTNGADYAFLATEKNNNASKNLFTNKCNYFNFTSLIIFLHPPTSFPTNHISKKDVKIDKISIDQAISFYTRILKTKELYPLDMDIILKEKLSLGTWVSYYKDEGFKLNIEDIITHKSTTSSSWIIFSLWNTCEACDNNLQVKTKLFQPLRFLHATLNHAKDKICPCLRMFDSMCNNSTFGFLFLYGLHGEGENLGGLMESIWRFTSRLGEKLKECRVVITELGFGDPLVNHVPKIDSMSCIDDMWYTKRLGNHSDDENDELVEVMKRQLGNVFVDPRDF